A genomic segment from Pollutimonas thiosulfatoxidans encodes:
- a CDS encoding FadR/GntR family transcriptional regulator, whose translation MMGSRHAHVTAELGRRIVAGRYAMGTTLPLEADLLHEFAVSRSVLREAIKSLEAKGLLEARQRRGTTILPRSNWHFLDMDVLNWIANSGADPNMLFRLTELRAIIEPGACRLAASRANENELRDIENALERMSAGTENPSEFQNADRDFHLALLAATGNEYLAALGTAISAALAASIQQTNPTIHTNRATLPVHREIMDAIRNGEGEKAAQASRRQLNETLRSLQLAGSDDGLDNPHGA comes from the coding sequence ATGATGGGATCTCGACACGCCCATGTCACGGCAGAGCTGGGGCGACGTATCGTCGCCGGCCGGTATGCGATGGGGACCACTTTGCCGCTGGAAGCAGACCTGCTCCATGAATTCGCGGTGAGCCGGTCCGTTCTACGTGAAGCCATCAAGTCGCTCGAGGCCAAGGGCCTGCTTGAGGCGCGCCAACGACGCGGCACTACGATATTGCCTCGCAGTAACTGGCACTTCCTAGATATGGACGTTCTTAACTGGATCGCAAATTCCGGAGCGGATCCCAACATGCTGTTCCGTCTTACGGAACTGAGGGCGATCATCGAACCCGGGGCATGTCGGCTCGCAGCCTCACGGGCCAACGAGAATGAACTACGAGATATCGAGAATGCGCTGGAACGAATGTCGGCGGGCACCGAGAACCCGAGTGAATTTCAGAATGCCGATCGCGATTTCCATCTGGCTCTTTTAGCTGCCACGGGGAATGAATATCTGGCTGCGCTCGGTACGGCGATCTCTGCGGCGCTCGCCGCCAGCATCCAGCAAACCAATCCGACTATCCACACCAATCGGGCAACGCTGCCCGTGCACCGAGAAATCATGGACGCGATTCGGAATGGAGAAGGAGAGAAAGCAGCGCAAGCAAGTAGACGGCAACTGAACGAAACCCTCAGGTCGCTCCAACTGGCGGGCTCCGACGATGGACTGGACAACCCTCACGGTGCGTGA
- a CDS encoding mandelate racemase/muconate lactonizing enzyme family protein — protein sequence MAIIRDIECIKLSYIPRYKPIDGLATIGSRDVFLVKIITDQGLYGIGESFALGSLDSLEAIVNETLKPVLVGEDCRDVGRLWAKMYRTTFRYGRRGIVLAAISGVDIALWDLSGKICHQPVYKLAGGYRDQITAYASGGYYLEGRGIDALTEEAQRYLDQGFTMMKMKVGAAPLDVDLERIKQVQNVIGDKLRLGVDANAVWDFNTALEMGRKFEDLGIAFFEEPVSSDHIEDSIRLAQLLDTPIAGYETELTHFGMRDFIARHAVDIVQTDAIWAGGITEALRIATLASAWNKPVIPHFSASAVSLAANLHFGAAISNCELIELTQDENPLRDELLIDPISVKKGVVYLPSEPGLGIELNEETVSRFRVK from the coding sequence ATGGCGATCATCAGAGACATCGAATGCATCAAACTTTCATATATTCCGAGGTATAAGCCGATCGATGGCCTGGCGACCATCGGGTCTCGTGACGTGTTCCTTGTCAAGATCATCACCGATCAGGGCCTGTACGGTATCGGCGAGAGTTTTGCATTGGGCTCACTGGACTCTTTGGAAGCGATCGTAAACGAGACGCTCAAGCCTGTGCTGGTCGGCGAGGATTGCAGGGACGTCGGAAGGCTGTGGGCCAAGATGTACCGTACGACCTTCCGCTATGGGCGGCGCGGAATTGTTCTCGCTGCAATCAGTGGTGTGGACATTGCACTCTGGGACTTATCGGGAAAAATCTGTCATCAGCCGGTGTATAAGCTGGCAGGGGGTTATCGGGATCAGATCACAGCTTACGCAAGCGGTGGGTATTACCTAGAAGGTCGCGGGATCGATGCTTTGACGGAAGAAGCGCAACGCTACCTTGATCAAGGCTTCACCATGATGAAGATGAAGGTCGGTGCAGCACCGCTGGATGTCGACCTTGAGCGCATCAAGCAGGTGCAGAACGTCATCGGTGACAAGCTCCGTCTGGGCGTTGATGCGAACGCGGTGTGGGACTTCAATACTGCGCTGGAGATGGGCCGCAAGTTCGAGGATCTAGGAATAGCTTTTTTCGAGGAGCCGGTCTCCAGCGATCATATCGAAGACAGCATTCGTCTGGCTCAACTGCTTGATACTCCGATTGCCGGATATGAGACTGAGCTCACCCACTTCGGCATGCGTGATTTTATTGCACGGCATGCGGTCGATATTGTGCAGACCGATGCGATCTGGGCCGGTGGCATCACTGAGGCACTCAGGATTGCAACCCTCGCTTCCGCATGGAACAAGCCGGTCATACCGCACTTCTCGGCATCCGCAGTGTCGCTCGCCGCAAACCTTCATTTCGGTGCGGCGATCAGCAACTGTGAACTGATTGAGCTCACTCAGGATGAGAATCCCCTGCGCGACGAGTTATTGATTGATCCGATTTCTGTGAAGAAAGGCGTGGTGTATCTGCCGTCTGAACCGGGGCTTGGAATTGAATTGAACGAGGAAACTGTATCCCGCTTTCGGGTTAAATGA
- a CDS encoding TRAP transporter substrate-binding protein, producing the protein MSKQVKRLAATAFVAISLVAGYGTSSAAPEAVLKLAHDQKPDDGYGPGVAKFVEILQQKVGDRVKIDVFDNGVLGNERDVTEGLTLGSQEMSVTTFGVLTNYEPKLAVMNLPFIFKNWGQVNAVLNQGVMDETFAQLEEDKGLKALGVYALGFRNVGTNVAPITSIESFKGLKIRVPQAPLFIDTFKILGANPTPLPWGELYTAMQTKVVDAFENSSPVVEQFRMDEVTKFLSKTGHSWEGGVLLISAAKFNSLPKDIQDAMVAAGQESAKYQRGLIQQQVDEVETRLAAAGMQVNTLDVTPLQDKVAPMYKQFSDQNDAAALVDKVRTAK; encoded by the coding sequence ATGTCGAAACAAGTAAAACGATTGGCAGCAACAGCGTTTGTAGCAATCAGTTTAGTGGCCGGTTACGGCACCAGTTCCGCAGCACCTGAGGCGGTCCTCAAGCTTGCGCATGACCAGAAGCCGGATGACGGCTATGGGCCGGGTGTTGCAAAGTTCGTCGAGATCTTGCAGCAGAAGGTCGGAGATAGAGTAAAAATCGACGTATTTGATAACGGCGTTTTGGGTAACGAGCGCGATGTCACCGAAGGTTTGACACTCGGATCACAAGAGATGAGCGTGACCACCTTCGGCGTCCTGACGAACTATGAGCCCAAGCTCGCGGTGATGAATCTGCCATTCATTTTCAAAAACTGGGGTCAGGTGAATGCGGTCCTGAATCAAGGAGTCATGGATGAAACGTTCGCCCAACTGGAAGAGGACAAGGGGCTAAAGGCTCTAGGTGTCTATGCGCTGGGGTTTCGCAACGTGGGAACCAATGTCGCCCCCATTACCTCCATTGAGTCCTTCAAAGGCTTGAAAATCCGTGTGCCGCAAGCACCTCTGTTCATCGATACGTTCAAGATTCTGGGTGCCAATCCGACCCCTCTGCCCTGGGGTGAGCTCTACACGGCGATGCAAACCAAGGTGGTCGACGCCTTCGAGAACTCATCGCCGGTGGTTGAGCAGTTCAGGATGGACGAAGTGACTAAATTTCTGTCAAAAACAGGGCATAGTTGGGAAGGAGGTGTCTTGCTCATCTCGGCCGCCAAATTCAACAGTTTGCCTAAGGATATACAGGATGCGATGGTTGCCGCCGGTCAGGAAAGTGCGAAATACCAGCGTGGTCTGATTCAGCAACAGGTCGACGAGGTCGAGACGAGGCTGGCTGCCGCCGGAATGCAAGTCAATACGCTCGATGTGACGCCGCTGCAAGATAAGGTGGCCCCCATGTATAAGCAGTTCTCTGACCAAAATGACGCTGCCGCGCTCGTCGACAAAGTCCGGACCGCCAAGTGA
- a CDS encoding TRAP transporter small permease, whose protein sequence is MTEYRRASPISMKRFEKIFIRLTGYVCSSLFCLMVAVSLLQVFFRYVLNDSLVWSEELARYLFVWVSFLGAIIAFHRGMHIEVDILTSMLRDNSKRILDLLTKVLTGVFLLVLIVYGWRIVGATWGTPSAALRIPMGLVYMAIPVGGIGMLAVLIFKITNTIDGSDNITQEDKGEFHGSLHTN, encoded by the coding sequence GTGACTGAATACAGAAGGGCATCGCCAATATCCATGAAGCGCTTTGAGAAGATATTTATTCGGCTCACGGGTTATGTATGTTCCTCATTGTTTTGCCTGATGGTCGCTGTGTCCCTGCTGCAAGTTTTCTTCAGATACGTCCTCAATGATTCGCTCGTCTGGTCCGAGGAGCTCGCCCGATACCTGTTCGTATGGGTTTCGTTCCTCGGGGCCATTATTGCGTTTCATCGTGGGATGCATATTGAGGTCGATATCCTGACATCAATGCTCAGGGATAACTCCAAAAGGATTCTGGACCTATTGACGAAGGTCCTTACGGGCGTATTCCTTCTTGTGTTGATTGTCTACGGTTGGCGCATTGTGGGAGCGACTTGGGGGACGCCCAGTGCAGCCCTGCGGATTCCAATGGGGCTTGTTTATATGGCAATTCCTGTGGGCGGGATAGGAATGTTGGCCGTCTTGATTTTCAAGATCACCAACACGATTGACGGTAGCGACAACATAACCCAAGAGGATAAAGGTGAGTTCCATGGGAGCCTACATACTAATTAG
- a CDS encoding Fur family transcriptional regulator produces MQMVTSRKSSAKTTASAIASRLEAAHAHCRARGSRLTTQRKEILELLLLRGGSAKAYDLQDDMRARHGRVAPSTVYRALEFLMAQHLVHRVDALNTFIVCNADHVAHHPLLLVCSNCEAVTELQDDAIYKTVQSTLRHAGASFVESEIEVKGICGKCQPQQREAR; encoded by the coding sequence ATGCAGATGGTCACATCGCGAAAATCTTCCGCTAAAACAACGGCTTCAGCTATCGCCTCGCGACTTGAGGCGGCCCATGCGCATTGCCGAGCCCGCGGAAGTCGGCTGACGACTCAACGTAAAGAAATTTTGGAGCTGCTGCTGCTACGTGGCGGGTCGGCGAAAGCCTATGACTTGCAGGATGACATGCGCGCACGTCACGGTCGAGTGGCACCTTCGACCGTTTATCGCGCCCTGGAATTCCTAATGGCACAGCATTTGGTGCATCGCGTCGATGCTTTGAACACCTTCATTGTGTGTAATGCCGATCATGTCGCACATCACCCCCTGTTGCTTGTGTGTTCGAATTGTGAAGCTGTTACTGAGCTGCAGGACGACGCAATCTATAAGACTGTGCAAAGCACGTTGCGCCACGCGGGCGCCAGCTTTGTGGAGTCGGAGATTGAGGTGAAGGGCATCTGTGGAAAATGCCAACCCCAACAGCGGGAAGCTCGTTAG
- a CDS encoding DUF2149 domain-containing protein, with translation MRFLFEEDTDPMLSVVNLIDVFLVIIGVLMIVIAQNPLNPFSQEDVVVIEKPGDADMRITIKNGQELTRYESSGETGEGRGARAGVTYRLDDGRMIYVPESEAGS, from the coding sequence ATGCGCTTTCTATTTGAAGAAGACACCGACCCGATGCTGTCGGTCGTCAATCTGATTGACGTCTTCCTGGTCATCATCGGTGTGTTGATGATCGTGATCGCCCAGAACCCACTCAACCCCTTTTCCCAGGAAGACGTGGTCGTTATCGAAAAGCCGGGCGATGCCGATATGCGCATCACCATCAAGAACGGCCAAGAGCTGACGCGCTACGAATCCAGCGGCGAGACGGGGGAAGGGCGGGGGGCACGCGCAGGTGTCACCTATCGTTTGGACGACGGGCGCATGATATACGTGCCAGAGAGTGAGGCCGGCTCGTAA
- a CDS encoding MotA/TolQ/ExbB proton channel family protein yields the protein MSFFSSIENLLYDVSRLFLAPVMLLIAAALTYALVMLGGFAVEAWQRRKSTHPRELLVHAQSQGSEVVGDDLELWILQRLEWLRIVSRTAPMLGLIATMIPMGPALLALGGGNAAEVGRNMVAAFSAVILALLAASICFFILTIRRRWLLQDLRELERGRQAAGAA from the coding sequence ATGAGCTTCTTCTCTTCTATAGAAAACCTGCTTTACGATGTCTCGCGCTTGTTTCTTGCACCGGTGATGCTGCTGATCGCCGCTGCACTGACCTATGCGCTGGTGATGCTGGGCGGCTTTGCCGTTGAAGCGTGGCAGCGGCGCAAAAGCACTCACCCGCGCGAACTTCTTGTCCATGCACAGTCGCAGGGTAGTGAGGTGGTCGGCGATGATCTGGAACTATGGATACTGCAACGGCTGGAATGGCTGCGCATCGTCTCGCGCACCGCGCCGATGCTGGGCTTGATCGCGACCATGATTCCCATGGGGCCCGCCCTGCTGGCGCTGGGCGGCGGCAATGCCGCTGAGGTAGGGCGTAACATGGTCGCCGCATTCTCGGCGGTGATTCTCGCCTTGCTGGCGGCCAGCATCTGCTTCTTCATCCTGACCATCCGCCGCCGCTGGCTGCTGCAGGATTTGCGCGAACTGGAACGTGGCCGCCAGGCAGCAGGGGCCGCCTGA